The following are encoded in a window of Salvelinus fontinalis isolate EN_2023a chromosome 40, ASM2944872v1, whole genome shotgun sequence genomic DNA:
- the LOC129839567 gene encoding neuroblast differentiation-associated protein AHNAK-like, which produces MPGVRSGKRLSDGLMLEESEKGQLVVSSVVDGSLANQGLKEGDEIVGATINFDQLSKDDVLKILKLMDDNGLDEKVQVLTKNNLHKSMGTLDSMKAPEEMLNDSYNRLNAKIKKFMKEDSSGQPTASRERGSPNRQVPRALWVKPDVRGTDSRVTLDAPGGELSLPNANMSTTDFSLAQLNGSIEADPDVNISDLPSVDLKGSKIDLELPNSDIGIPSGKIKKPSLGMADFAMSGLRFRNPDLDLSADEMCVSDVSLPDLSTSDIDIPSGKFKLTKPHAELKAPDFDVDAPSGKLKMPKFDDDVKAPKLILKAPKIKGGLDAPDLDLPKVDLKSPKLDVNTPGIDIDSPTGKLKMPKLKMSTFGMKGPHIDKDGDIEGPDLNLSSPKLKGPKANLSIPDADIDSPSGKFKMPTFKMPHLGSSGPKVKGPDLDLSAPKFKGGIDAPDMDLPDMGLKAPKLDVNTPDIDIDSPTGKFKMPTFKMPDLGSSGPKVKGPDLDLSAPKFKGGISPPDLNLPDLKGPKLGLNAPDVNCNMPSGKVKVPTLKKPKVDLNAPDLDINGPSGKLKMPKFGLSGTLPKSTKLNLKAPKIKGGIDSPDLNFPDADLKAPKLDVNTPDLDISASSGKFKMPKFKMSKFKGLKRPDVDIDGDLEGADIDINAPTANLKGPKTGLKMPDLKMPGFGLSGPNVDEPDYDLPDIDLSAPKLKGGINPPDLKLPKGKIKGLKLDLNDPDLDVDATSGKLKMPKFGLSGTMPKGPNLDLNAGAKPPKFSLNMPKIKGGLDAPDMDLPDMDLKAPKLDVNTPDIDIDSPTGKLKMPKLKMSTFGMKGPHIDKDGDIEGPDLNLSSPKLKGPKANLSIPDADIDSPSGKFKMPTFKMPHLGSSGPKVKGPGLDLSAPKFKAGIDAPDMDLPDMDLKAPKLDVNTPDIDIDSPTGKLKMPKLKMSTFGMKGPHIDKDGDIEGPDLNLSSPKLKGPKANLNIPDADIGRPSGKFKMPTFKMPHLGSSGPKVKGPGWDLSAPKFKAGIDAPDMDLPDMDLKAPKLDVNTPDIDIDSPTGKLKMPKLKMSTFGMKGPHIDKDGDIEGPDLNLSSPKLKGPKANLNIPDADIDSPSGKFKMPTFKMPHLGSSGPKVKGPGWDLSAPKFKAGIDAPDMDLPDMDLKAPKLDVNTPDIDIDSPTGKLKMPKLKMSTFGMKGPHIDKDGDIEGPDLNLSSPKLKGPKANLNIPDADIGRPSGKFKMPTFKMPHLGSSGPKVKGPDLDLSAPKFKGGISPLDPNLPDLKGPKLGLNAPDVNCNMPSGKVKVPTLKKPKVDLNAPDLDINGPSGKLKMPKFGLSGKMPKSTKLNLKAPKIKGGIDSPDMNLPDAHLKVPKLDGNAPDLDINAPSGKFKMPKFQVHKFRGLKGPDVDIDGDLEGPDIDINAPTANLKGPKTGLKMPDLKMPDFGLSGPNVDEPDYDLPDIGLSAPKLKGGISPPDLKLPKGHLKGPKLDLNDQDFDVDAPSGKLKMPKFGLSGTMPKGPNVDINAGAKSPKFSLKMPKIKGGIDAPDVDLPDIDLKDPKLDVNTPDIDIHSPTGKLKMPNLKMPKFGMKGPDIDLDGDIEGPDLNLSSPKLKGPKADLNIPGAVIDSPSGNFKMPTFKMPDLGLSGPKVKGPDLDLSAPKFKGGINHPDLDLPDVALKGPKLDLNAPDVNFNMLSGKVKVPTLKKPTVDLNAPDLDIDGPSGKLKMPTFLLPGTMSKSPDLRLKASNIKGGIDVPDMNLPDADLKAPELDVNAPDLDINEPSGKFKMPKYKMLKFRDLKRPDVDIDGDLEGADIDINAPTANLKGPRTGLKMPDLKMPGFRLSGPNVDEPDYDLPDIDLSAPKLKGGISPPDLRLSKGHLKSPKLDLNAPDMPSGRVRVPTIERPNGSINAPDFDINIPTFKMPKMPTFGLSTPKGPDHDISADLD; this is translated from the exons ATG CCTGGTGTCCGCAGCGGGAAGAGGCTCTCTGATGGGCTGATGCTGGAGGAATCAGAGAAAGGACAATTGGTCGTTTCCAGTGTTGTTGATGGATCATTGGCCAATCAGGGGCTGAAAGAAG gaGATGAAATTGTGGGTGCCACAATCAACTTTGACCAACTTTCGAAAGACGATGTGTTGAAAATCCTGAAGTTGATGGATGATAATGGATTGGATGAGAAGGTTCAAGTTTTGACGAAAAATAATTTGCACAAGAGTATGGGGACCTTGGACAGCATGAAAGCACCAGAGGAG ATGTTGAACGATTCCTATAACAGACTCAATGCCAAAATAAAGAAGTTCATGAAGGAGGACAGCTCTGGACAACCTACAGCTTCTAGGGAAAGAGGCTCTCCTAACAGACAGGTACCGAGAGCTCTCTGGGTCAAGCCTGATGTCAGAGGAACAGACTCTAGAGTGACTCTCGATGCTCCTGGTGGAGAACTTTCGTTGCCTAATGCCAACATGAGTACAACGGATTTCTCCCTAGCTCAATTGAATGGGTCTATAGAGGCTGATCCTGATGTCAATATCTCAGATTTACCTTCAGTAGACCTTAAAGGTTCCAAAATAGATCTAGAATTGCCAAATTCAGACATTGGCATCCCATCTGGGAAGATCAAAAAACCAAGTCTTGGTATGGCTGACTTTGCTATGTCTGGACTAAGATTTAGGAATCCAGACCTGGACCTCTCAGCGGATGAGATGTGTGTATCAGACGTCAGTTTGCCTGACCTCAGTACTTCAGATATTGACATACCCTCAGGTAAATTCAAACTAACGAAACCACATGCAGAACTCAAAGCTCCTGATTTCGATGTGGATGCCCCCTCTGGTAAACTGAAGATGCCCAAATTTGATGATGATGTAAAAGCACCAAAGCTAATTCTCAAAGCTCCCAAGATAAAAGGTGGACTTGATGCACCTGACTTGGATTTACCCAAAGTCGACCTGAAATCACCTAAATTAGATGTAAACACTCCAGGTATTGACATTGATTCACCCACAGGGAAATTGAAAATGCCCAAATTGAAAATGTCAACATTTGGAATGAAGGGGCCACATATTGACAAAGATGGAGATATAGAGGGACCAGACCTGAACTTGTCATCTCCCAAACTCAAGGGTCCCAAAGCAAACCTCAGCATTCCAGATGCTGATATTGACAGTCCATCAGGAAAATTCAAAATGCCAACTTTCAAGATGCCACATTTAGGTTCCTCTGGACCAAAGGTTAAGGGGCCTGACTTGGATCTTTCAGCCCCCAAGTTTAAAGGTGGGATTGATGCCCCTGACATGGATTTACCAGACATGGGCCTCAAAGCCCCTAAATTAGATGTAAACACTCCAGATATTGACATAGATTCACCCACAGGGAAATTCAAAATGCCAACTTTCAAGATGCCAGATTTAGGTTCCTCTGGACCAAAGGTTAAGGGGCCTGACTTGGATCTTTCAGCCCCCAAGTTTAAAGGGGGAATCAGTCCCCCAGATCTGAATCTGCCAGATCTCAAAGGCCCCAAACTAGGCCTAAATGCACCAGATGTAAACTGTAATATGCCCTCAGGTAAAGTCAAAGTACCTACATTGAAGAAACCAAAGGTTGATCTGAATGCTCCTGATCTGGACATTAACGGCCCCTCTGGTAAACTGAAAATGCCCAAATTTGGGCTGTCTGGTACATTGCCAAAATCCACAAAACTGAATCTCAAAGCTCCAAAGATAAAGGGGGGAATTGATTCCCCAGATCTGAATTTTCCAGATGCTGATCTCAAAGCCCCTAAACTAGATGTGAATACCCCGGATCTTGACATCAGTGCATCCTCTGGGAAATTCAAAATGCCCAAATTCAAAATGTCTAAATTCAAAGGCCTAAAAAGACCAGATGTTGACATTGATGGAGACTTAGAGGGCGCAGATATAGATATCAATGCCCCCACAGCTAACCTCAAAGGTCCCAAAACAGGTCTAAAAATGCCAGATTTGAAGATGCCTGGTTTCGGGCTATCTGGGCCAAATGTAGATGAACCTGACTATGACTTACCTGATATTGATCTCTCAGCCCCAAAGCTAAAAGGGGGCATCAATCCCCCAGATTTGAAACTACCTAAAGGTAAAATCAAAGGCCTAAAACTAGACCTCAATGATCCAGATTTGGATGTTGACGCTACCTCAGGAAAACTGAAAATGCCCAAATTTGGACTCTCAGGCACTATGCCAAAAGGACCAAATCTGGACTTAAATGCAGGTGCGAAACCACCAAAGTTCAGTCTAAATATGCCAAAGATAAAAGGTGGACTTGATGCGCCTGACATGGATTTACCAGACATGGACCTCAAAGCCCCTAAATTAGATGTAAACACTCCAGATATTGACATTGATTCACCCACAGGGAAATTGAAAATGCCCAAATTGAAAATGTCAACATTTGGAATGAAGGGGCCACATATTGACAAAGATGGAGATATAGAGGGACCAGACCTGAACTTGTCATCTCCCAAACTCAAGGGTCCCAAAGCAAACCTCAGCATTCCAGATGCTGATATTGACAGTCCATCAGGAAAATTCAAAATGCCAACTTTCAAGATGCCACATTTAGGTTCCTCTGGACCAAAGGTTAAGGGGCCTGGCTTGGATCTTTCAGCCCCCAAGTTTAAAGCTGGGATTGATGCCCCTGACATGGATTTACCAGACATGGACCTCAAAGCCCCTAAATTAGATGTAAACACTCCAGATATTGACATTGATTCACCCACAGGGAAATTGAAAATGCCCAAATTGAAAATGTCAACATTTGGAATGAAGGGGCCACATATTGACAAAGATGGAGATATAGAGGGACCAGACCTGAACTTGTCATCTCCCAAACTCAAGGGTCCCAAAGCAAACCTCAACATTCCAGATGCTGATATTGGCCGTCCATCAGGAAAATTCAAAATGCCAACTTTCAAGATGCCACATTTAGGTTCCTCTGGACCAAAGGTTAAGGGGCCTGGCTGGGATCTTTCAGCCCCCAAGTTTAAAGCTGGGATTGATGCCCCTGACATGGATTTACCAGACATGGACCTCAAAGCCCCTAAATTAGATGTAAACACTCCAGATATTGACATTGATTCACCCACAGGGAAATTGAAAATGCCCAAATTGAAAATGTCAACATTTGGAATGAAGGGGCCACATATTGACAAAGATGGAGATATAGAGGGACCAGACCTGAACTTGTCATCTCCCAAACTCAAGGGTCCCAAAGCAAACCTCAACATTCCAGATGCGGATATTGACAGTCCATCAGGAAAATTCAAAATGCCAACTTTCAAGATGCCACATTTAGGTTCCTCTGGACCAAAGGTTAAGGGGCCTGGCTGGGATCTTTCAGCCCCCAAGTTTAAAGCTGGGATTGATGCCCCTGACATGGATTTACCAGACATGGACCTCAAAGCCCCTAAATTAGATGTAAACACTCCAGATATTGACATTGATTCACCCACAGGGAAATTGAAAATGCCCAAATTGAAAATGTCAACATTTGGAATGAAGGGGCCACATATTGACAAAGATGGAGATATAGAGGGACCAGACCTGAACTTGTCATCTCCCAAACTCAAGGGTCCCAAAGCAAACCTCAACATTCCAGATGCTGATATTGGCCGTCCATCAGGAAAATTCAAAATGCCAACTTTCAAGATGCCACATTTAGGTTCCTCTGGACCAAAGGTTAAGGGGCCTGACTTGGATCTTTCAGCCCCCAAGTTTAAAGGGGGAATCAGTCCCCTAGACCCGAATCTGCCAGATCTCAAAGGCCCCAAACTAGGCCTAAATGCACCAGATGTAAACTGTAATATGCCCTCAGGTAAAGTCAAAGTACCTACATTGAAGAAACCAAAGGTTGATCTGAATGCTCCTGACCTGGACATTAACGGCCCCTCTGGTAAACTGAAAATGCCCAAATTTGGGCTGTCTGGTAAAATGCCAAAATCCACAAAACTGAATCTCAAAGCCCCAAAGATAAAGGGGGGAATTGATTCCCCAGACATGAATTTACCAGATGCTCATCTCAAAGTACCTAAACTAGATGGAAATGCCCCTGATCTTGACATCAATGCACCTTCTGGGAAATTCAAAATGCCCAAATTTCAAGTGCATAAATTCAGAGGCCTAAAGGGACCAGATGTTGACATTGATGGAGACTTAGAGGGCCCAGATATAGATATCAATGCCCCCACAGCTAACCTCAAAGGTCCCAAAACAGGTCTAAAAATGCCTGATTTGAAGATGCCTGATTTCGGGCTATCTGGGCCAAATGTAGATGAACCTGACTATGACTTACCTGATATTGGCCTCTCAGCCCCAAAGCTAAAAGGGGGAATCAGTCCCCCAGATTTGAAACTACCTAAGGGTCATCTCAAAGGGCCCAAACTAGATCTCAATGATCAAGATTTTGATGTTGATGCTCCATCTGGTAAACTGAAAATGCCCAAATTTGGGCTTTCAGGCACAATGCCAAAAGGACCAAATGTGGACATAAATGCAGGTGCGAAGTCACCAAAGTTCAGTCTAAAAATGCCAAAGATTAAAGGTGGGATTGATGCCCCTGATGTGGATCTACCAGACATTGACCTCAAAGACCCTAAATTAGATGTAAACACTCCAGATATTGACATTCATTCACCCACAGGGAAATTGAAAATGCCCAATCTGAAAATGCCTAAATTTGGAATGAAAGGACCAGATATTGACCTAGATGGAGATATAGAGGGACCAGACCTGAACTTGTCATCTCCCAAACTCAAGGGCCCCAAAGCAGATCTCAACATTCCAGGTGCTGTTATTGACAGTCCATCAGGAAATTTCAAGATGCCAACTTTCAAGATGCCAGATTTAGGTTTATCTGGACCAAAAGTTAAGGGGCCTGACTTAGATCTTTCAGCTCCCAAGTTTAAAGGGGGAATCAATCACCCAGATTTGGATCTGCCAGATGTTGCCCTCAAAGGCCCCAAATTAGACCTCAATGCACCAGATGTAAACTTTAATATGCTCTCCGGTAAAGTCAAAGTACCTACATTGAAGAAACCAACAGTTGATCTGAATGCTCCTGATCTGGACATTGATGGCCCCTCTGGCAAACTGAAAATGCCCACATTCTTGCTGCCTGGTACAATGTCAAAATCCCCAGACTTGAGGCTCAAAGCTTCAAACATTAAGGGGGGAATTGATGTTCCAGACATGAATTTACCAGATGCTGATCTCAAAGCCCCTGAACTAGATGTGAATGCCCCAGATCTTGACATCAATGAACCCTCTGGGAAATTCAAAATGCCCAAATATAAAATGCTTAAATTCAGAGACCTAAAGAGACCAGATGTTGACATTGATGGAGACTTAGAGGGCGCAGATATAGATATCAATGCCCCCACAGCTAACCTCAAAGGTCCTAGAACAGGTCTAAAAATGCCAGATTTGAAGATGCCTGGTTTCAGGCTATCTGGGCCAAATGTAGATGAACCTGACTATGACTTACCTGATATTGACCTCTCAGCCCCAAAGCTAAAAGGGGGAATCAGTCCCCCAGATTTGAGACTATCTAAGGGTCATCTCAAAAGCCCAAAACTAGACCTCAATGCTCCAGATATGCCCTCAGGTAGAGTCAGAGTTCCAACCATAGAGAGGCCAAATGGTAGCATCAATGCCCCTGATTTTGACATCAACATTCCTACATTCAAAATGCCCAAAATGCCTACATTTGGGTTGTCTACACCAAAAGGACCGGATCATGACATCAGTGCTGACCTAGATTAA